The DNA segment ATAAGGTTTTAGAAGGGATAAAATCTGCTATTAATGCTAATCTTAGACCTGTAAAACTAAATTTTGTTGTAAATAAAATAAATATTAATGAAGTAAAAGAGATCATAGATTTTTCAGAGAAACTAGGAATAGACGAATTACATTTAATAGAAATGCATCCTGTAGGGTTAGGCAAATCTTCGTTTTCATATCACGAGAACTTAAATATAATAGAGGATTATCTAAAGAAGAATTCAACAAAAGTAACAATAAGGAATAAGCATTTTAGACCTAGGTATTATTTAAATTCTGGCTTAGTAGTAGAGGTAGTAAAACCTTATGCTAATCCAATATTCTGTGCTGGATGCAATAGAATAAGACTTACAGTAGATGGCAAGTTAAAAACATGTTTATATAGAGAAGATAAGGTAATCGATATTTCTGGAATACTTAAATCGGGCTTGTCAGAAGACGATAAATTAGAACTGATAAAAGAGGCATTTAAGTTAGCGATAGCTATTAGAGAGCCGAATTTTAAATATACATTATGAGAGTCAAAAAGCTTGAAGAGCTCTCTCAAAAATATAATAATTCATGTGTAATAATAAGTGGGGATCCTAATGTTTATTATTTTACTAATTATAAAGGATCTGGTACTATAATATATTGTGACGGAGTCGCTACACTTTTAGTACCTCTATTAGAGGAGAATAGAGCCAGAGAAATAAGCGGGTTAGACGTTAAAATATATTACCCAAGTAATATAGCTAATGGGATTCTTGTAGGTTCTTTATCAGATATTTTACCTAAGCTAATTACTAAGAGTACTGTAGCATTAGATATTAACTGGTCTACCGTTAGTATTTATAAGCTTTTATCCTCAAAATATAATTTAATTGATATCTCAAAGGACATTTCTGAAATGCGTAGTATAAAGGACGATGAAGAATTGGAAAAAATAAAGAAAGCTGGAGAAATAACTTCAGAAGCAATGAAGGTTAGTATGGAGAAAATTCTAGAAGGTGAAATAACTGAAAAACAGCTATCCGGGATAATAGATTATACTATGAAAGCCAGTGGCGCAGAAGATTACGCTTTTCCTTCAATAGTAGCATCAGGTAAAAATTCCTCTTTCCCTCATCATATTCCTACAGATAAGAAAATCCTAGAAAATGATAATGTAGTTGTAGATATAGGAGCAAAATTTGATGGATATTGTTTTGACAGCACTAGAACATTTAATATCAAAGGCGAAATAAGGAAAATCTATGAGATAGTTTTAGAGGCACAATTAGAGGCAATAGATGCAGTAACTTCTGGAGTAAATGCTTCAGAAATAGATAAGACTGCAAGAAAAGTTATTGAAAAATATGGATATGGAAGATATTTTGTTCATTCTACTGGTCACGGAGTTGGTATAGAAGTTCATGAATCTCCTTATATATCGTTTAATTCTAACGATGTACTAAAGAAAAACATGGTAATAACTGTAGAGCCCGGCATATACATTAAAGATAAGTTCGGAGTACGGATAGAGGATACATTAATAGTAACAAACGGTAAACCCGAGGTTTTAGAAACTACTTATAAGCTTTTGTAAGGTTTTTTATAAAAACTATTTAATTAGCAGAGTCTCAGAATACTAATTGGCATGGAAACATCAATATCTCAAGAAAAATTGGTAGAAGAAATTGCAAAAAGAGTAAGAGAAATACTAGAACTTTTAGGGGAAGATCCAAACAGAGAAGGTTTAAGAGAAACGCCAGAGAGAGTTGCAAGAGCTTTAATAGAAATGACTTCTGGTCTAAGAAGTCCACCGCCTAAAATAAAAGTATTTAATGCTAAAGATATAGACGAAGATATAACTGAAGATGAAAACGGAGATCAAGTAATTCTAATTAGAGATATACAATTCTCTTCCCTTTGTGAGCATCATCTCTTACCGTTTATAGGGAGGATTCATGTTGCTTATGTTGCTAACGATGATGGCAAAGTTGCCGGATTTAGCAAAATAATAAGAATAGTTAACTATTATTCAGCAAGACCTCAGATCCAAGAGAGATTAGTTTCTCAGATAGCTGATGCAATAATGAATAGCGAAATAAAACCAAAGGGAGTTATGGTAATTGGTAATGGCACTCACATGTGTGCTTATGTGAGAGGAGTAAAAGATAAAGAGGCCAAGCTAGTTTCAGTAGCAACTAGAGGAGTCTTTAAGACAAATAGGGCATTAGTTAATCAAGTATTTAGATTATTAGATACTACGCATGAAAGAAGTTTAAGATTATAAGAAAGAAGAAAACTTTAAGTTTAATAAAGTGTTTTTTAAATTTTTAGTAATGAAAGGAAGAGATAGAATTCTTAGTATTCTTAAAGAGAGAGGATCATTACCTCAAACTGAGTTAGTTAAGATTTCTGGAATGTCAAAGAGTAGAGTATCTGAAATACTTAATGAATTAGAAAAAGAAGGAATAATATTCAGGAAACAATTAGTTGGAAAAAATCTTATAGTATCGTTAAATAAAACGAAATTTCTCAGGCTAGGAATTATAAATGCTGCTGAATATCCTTTTATTATCCCATTTATAAAAAAACTTAGAGAAAAAGGAGTAGAAGTTGAAGTAAAAATTTACGATAACGGTCTTCAAGTTACTAAAGATTTAGTCCTAGGTAAAATAGACATGGGATTTTCACCAGTTATTTCGCAAATAATATTTTCAAAGATATTTGATATAAAAATTATAGCAGGAGGTGCAAAGGGCGGTGCAGGGATAGTAGGCGAATCGTGCAATATAGGTTCTACAGTAATGTCTAGTATGGAAACATGGACTCTGGCAGAAGTAAGGAATGCTAATATAATTCCTTTTAATTCTCCACAAGAGTTAGTTAAAAATTTTGAAACAAGAAAAGTTCCAGCAATAGCTATTTGGGAACCTTATTTATCTATACTTGAGTCTAAAGGGCATAAAGTAACTCATGTATTTGAACCAAATCACTGTTGTACATTAGCTATAAGAAGCTCTTTAGAAGATGAGGAAAAAATAAAAGAGATATATGAAGACGCATTTTCCTGGTTTTTATCTTCAAAAGATAGATGGATTTCGGATTATTCCAATTTATTAGGTGAGGATTACAATATAATGAAGAAAGCGTCAGAAAGATATTACTTCGATAGTTATTTAGATTTAAAAGAAGTTTACAAAAATTTGAAAAAAATGAATATATATATTCCGGCTTAAGAATCTAGATAATAGTATAATTCCATTGGATGCGGATACATTTGTAGAGTCTTTGCTTCTTCTCTCTTTAAGTCGATATATGTATCAAGTATTGATGAATTGAATACTGGCTTTAAGAATTCTTTATCGCTCTCTAGTTCATCTAATGCTTCATCTAATGATCTCGGCAATTCTTTGATTCCTAATTGCTTTCTCTTTTCTGGAGTTAAATGATAAATATTCTCATCTACTGGATCTCCTGGATCTATTTTCTTATTTACTCCATCTAATGCAGCCATTAATATTGCAGCAAACGCCAAGTATGGATTGCACGAAGGATCTGGTGCACGGTATTCTATTCTCTTTGCTTTCTCTATTCCCTTATAATACGAAGGTACTCTAATTATTGCGCTTCTATTAGATTTGCTCCAAGCAATGTATACTGGTGCCTCAAATCCGGGGACTAATCTTCTATAACTATTAACAGATGCTGAAACTATTGCCGATAATGCTCTTGCATGATGCAATATTCCTCCAATTACATATCTTCCTGTCTGACTTATTTCAGCATATTCATCATTAGGATCGTACATTAGATTCTTTTTGCCATCGGCAGTCCATAAACTGAAATGAGTATGCATTCCTGTTCCATTGTCTCCAAACATTGGTTTTGGCATGAAAGTTGCTACCATGCCATGTTTTGCCGCTACGTTCTTTACAACGTATTTTAGAGTTTGTACTTTGTCCGCAGTATCTGCTAATGTGGAGAATCTAAAGTCTATTTCTCCTTGTCCTCCAGTAGCTACCTCATGATGAGTTGCCTCAATTGTGAATCCAAAATATTTAACTAGAGTTTCTACGGCTTCCAGTCTTACATCCATTAGTTGATCTACTGGCGGGGCTGGATAGTAACCTTCTTTATATCTAATTAAGAATCCTCCACTATTTTGCCATGGAGCTTCCCTAGCAATAATTTTATATCCAGTTCCTCTTTGAGGAGTGGCTACATCAAGATCTATTTTATCGAAAATAAAGAATTCCATTTCTGGTCCAAAGAAGGAAGTATAACCTTGTGATAACTGGTATTTTTCAGCTTCCTCTGCTATAAATCTAGGATCTCTTTCAAATCTTCCTTTTCCTCCACCCCAGAATACTTTAGTAATAACTCTTGCAACTCCAGGAGTCCACGGAATTAATGTCATTGTTTCTGGTACCGGTAAAAGCACCATATCGCTTTCGTAAATCATTGTAAAACCTTTTATGCTACTTCCGTCAAGTTTTCCAAAGCCTGTCTTTACAGTATTCTCATCAAACTCATTTGCTGGAATTGTTATATGATGTAATCTTCCTGGCACGTCTGTGAATTGCAAATCTACCCATTCAATTTTATTATCTTTTAAGAACTTTAACATGTCTTCTGGACTTGATGGCATGAATCGAGTTCTGTTAAAGAGTATATAAGCTTTTATTGTAATTCGTATATAAAGTTTTTAGATGACAAAATAAATTTATAATTACTTTTCATGACTATTGAAAAGTTTAAGTAATATCTTTTAAAAAATTTTTAACAATTTTCCATCTTCCATGCGTAAGTGAGAATTTGCGAATTGCGAATCATTTATGTCTTGAGTAGTAAATATCAATTCTATGGAATTTTTACGCAATATCTCAATAATTCTTTCTATGAAATCTTCCTTGTTATTAATGTTAGAGAACGCCTCGTCTATGAGTATAACCTTAGGTTTGGCAATAATAGCAGTAATTATTGAAACTCTTTCTCTTTGGCCTAGGCTCAGTTTGTCCACTTTTTCATCTAATGAGATTCCGTCTAATAGATCTTTGTACTTCTCATCAAGTTCGTTAATGTCATATTTAATTTTCCTAATTTTGGCTCCCCACATTAAGTGGGATTTAACTTTAAGTCCAGGAATATAAGAGTCTGGAGTTATTATAACAGTTCCTCGCTTTTCAGGTGGAAGTTTTGTTACATCTACGTTGTTAATTTTAACATAACCTTCATCGATATTCAAAAATCCTGCTAAACTTCTCAAAAAAGTAGTTTTTCCACTACCGTTTTTTCCAGTAATACATACTATTCCTTGTTCTTTGATTTGAGCATTAAGATAAAAATTGCCTAGCTTTTTTACTACTTTAGCTTCAATTGTCATGGTATATATTTTTTAATAGTATCCTCTAAAGTATTTTCATCGACTGCTCCAACTAGAGAATCCTTTAATTGTCCATCAACGAAAATTAGTGTAGTTGGTATATTAAGAACATTATATTTATCTGCAAGCTTCTGGTTTTCATCAACGTTAAGCCTTCCAAAGAATGCTTTATCCTTATATTTTTCTGCAATTTTCTTAAATATTGGCTCATATAAATGGCAGGGAGCACACCAGTCAGCCCAACAGTCAATTACCACAACTTTATTTTTAGAAAGAATTTCGTCAAATTTATCTTCACTAACACTTTCTGGCTCATATTTCGGTGATTTTATACTTTCTGCCCTTTTCTGTAACTTCTCAGCAATCTCCTTTATTAACGACTCAATTTCGCTCAATTTTATCCACTATATATACTTTCTTTAGCCTCTTATAAAATGCAACTCTTTGGTTAACATAATTAAGTAATTCGTCTTCAAGACCTTTTTTATACTCTTTAACTATAACTTTAGCCACAGGTTGAGTACCTAGATTTCCAGCGTCTTCACCGTAAACATATGCTTCCTTTACTAATGGATGAGAGAGTAAAATTTCCTCTAAATCTCTAGGGAAAATCGGATACCCCTTATATTTTAGCATTCTCTTTTTCACACCTTTAAAATAAAGTAATCCTTTTTCATCCATGCTAACTAAATCTCCAGTTTTTAGCCATTCTCCTTCAAATACTCTTCTAGTTTCTTCCTCATCTTTGTATCCTAACATAAGCCATGGAGCTTTTACCCATAATTCTCCAGTTTCTCCAATTTTTGCCTCTTCTCCATTATCCTTAACGACTTTTACTTCAGCATTAGGTAAAGGTTTACCTATGCTTATTACTTGAGAAAATTCAGGAGGCTGATAAGTTATTACTAATCCTTCTGTAAATCCATATTGTTGTACTATATCCTTATTAAATCTCTCCTTGAAAGCCTTTATTGTTGATGGGAATAACGGTGCTGCTGTACTAATACATAGTCTTAAACTATCTAGATTACCTTCTTTCTCTTTAGCTAATGCGTCGTAAACCATAGGTACTGTTGCTAAATAGTTTATTGAGAACTTATCTATTGCGGATATTGTTTCTTTAGGATCAAATTTTCTCAAAATGTACATAAATCCACCTGCTTCCAAAGTTATTCCTAAAACGCTGTTACCCAGTACATGAGCCAATGGTACAGTTAATATACTAGAGATATCCTTAACTCCTAAGGCCTTATAAAGGGATGCAGAATTTAATTCAACTCTTTCTGCACTGTGCAATACTTGCATAGTCCTTCCCGCTATTCCAGCATAATAATAAATCAAGCCAACCTCATCTTCTCTATATTCATATGGTGAAGTTTGCTCATAACTGCCATTGGCGGAGTCTATTATCACTTTATAGTCCTTTAATACGTTCTTTTCCCTTTCGTATACTTCATGATCAGTGAAAACTAATGAAGGCTGAGAATCTTCTAAAATGAATTTTAAATCTTCTGCTGAGGTTAAGGGATCTATTGCTACTACTTTTCCTCCGGCCCAGTAAACGCTTAAATAATTTATTACAGATTTAGTTGAGTTAAACATTATATGCGCAACCGTTTCACCAGGAGAGATTAATGATGCAGTTCTTCTAACTTCATCAACAACTTGTTGGTATGTTAAACTTCTATCTCCTCCTAAAAATGTCTTGGAAGGATTTTTCTTATACCACTCATAAAGGACTGTTGCTAAGCTCATGAGTAACCGTTTTAAACTTATAAAAAGGGTCTAAAAAATAATGAGGCTTATAGGTCTTTCAAGGATTCATATTACATTATTTGACCTCGAAGGTAAGTACGGTAGATTAGACGGAGGGATGGGAGTAGCATTAAAATATCCTAGGATAGTTATCAAGACTGGCGAATGTGAAGAAATTAACATAGATGGAGTTCCTAAGGAGAAGTTTTGCATAGAAGAGGACTATCCAGCTCACGTAGGTTTAGGGCATACGACACAGTATTTATTATCGATAACAAGGTATGCGTTCGAGAAGAATTTCCAAAGAAAGACCTCTGTAGAGTTAGCCAAGTTGATTAAAAGAGGTTCAACTTCTGGTATAGGTGTATACGCATTCGAATACGGCGGATTTATTGTAGATGGAGGTCATTCATTAAAAGTTAAGAAAGAAGCCTTACCTTCAGATTTTTCCACAGCTCCTCCGCCACCGCTTTTACTTAGGGTAGATTTTCCTTGGTATATTTATGTAAACATTCCAGAAGGCAGGAGAATCTTTGGTAAAGAAGAATTGACCGCATTTAAAAATGCCAAGCTTGAAGGATTAGATACTTTAGCTAGAGTAGTCCTCATGGAATTTATTCCTTCTGTCATAGAAAAGGACTTAGAAAACGTGCTGGACGCGCTCGATAGAATACAAAATCTAGGTTTTAAAAAGATTGAGGTATCTTTGCAAACGGATAAGGTGAGAGAACTTATGAAAAAACTTAAGAGCAAAGGCTTCCCTAGCGGAATATCATCCTTTGGTCCAGCAATCTATACGTTTGTCAATTCTAGAAGAGAAGGAGAAGAACTAGTTTCTACATTTGGTGGATTTTTAACAGAGCCGAATAATAAGGGGGCTAAGGTAGTTTGGAATTAGATTATGATGAGTTTGTCATAGAAGAGCTTAGAAAAGTGTATGGGAGAAGCCTGAATAGCTTTCTCGATTCTATTAAAAGACCAAATTCAAGGCTTTACGTTAGGGTTAATACGTTAAAGACTACAGTGGACGAAGTTTTACAATCGATGCATGGATTTAAAAAAGACGAAGATTTTCCTGAGGCTATCTATGCTGAAGTTAAAGGTCCTAATAAGTTAGAAAGTTTAGACTCTAAGGTTATTGTAGATAAGAAAACTGCTGAGAGCGTAATGCTGGGAGCGGATGTTTACCCACCAGGGATTAAGAAGATAATGGCAAATGAAGGTAATGCTGTAGAAGTAGTAAGTGAAAACGGAATAACAGTAGCTAACGGAGAGTTAGTAAGGTTACCTGGAGGAAAATTTATGGTTAAGGTTTATAATTCTTTGTATTCTTCACCAAAGTTAGCAGATACAAAGGAAATAAAAGAAGGTAAAATTTACGTTCAAGGTAAAGCTTCAATGCATGTAGCTAGGATAATAGATCCTCAGCCTGGAGAGTTTATAGTAGATATGACCGCTGCTCCTGGAGGCAAATTATCGCATATTTACCAACTAGAGCCAAGAGCAAGAATTATAGGATTTGACCATACATATAAAAAAGTTGAAAAAATGAAACAGTTGTTTAAGAAAATGAACGTAAACGTTCAAGTATTTGTTCACGATTCCAGGTATTTAAGTGAGCTAGGAATAAAAGATGTGGATAAGGTGCTTATAGATCCTCCATGCTCTGCTCTAGGATTAAGACCTAAAGTTTATGATAAAAAGACCAAAACGGATTTAATAAACCTTCACGCATATCAAAAGCAATTCTTGAATTCTGCGTATGAGATTCTAAAGAAAGGTGGAGAGGTTATTTACTCTACGTGTACCGTTACTGAAATAGAGAATGAAGAAGTAGTTAATGACCCTAGATTTGATATAGAATATATGATAAGATTTCATCCTCAAATACACGATATGACCGGGTTTTTTATAGCCAAGTTGAAGAAGAAATAATGTATGCCTATAGAAGATTTCATGGGCAAAAAGCCAAGAGTTTCTAAGAACGTTTTCTTACATCCTACAGCTTATATAATTGGCGATGTTGAAATAGGGGAAATGAGTAGTGTATGGCATTATGTTGTCATAAGAGGGGATAACGATTCCATAAGTATAGGTAAAGAATCTAACATTCAAGAAAATTCAACAATACATACAGACCCAGGGTTTAAAGTTGAAATAGGAGATAAAGTTACAGTAGGACATAACGCAGTTATACATGGAGCCAAAGTTTCATCAAACGTCATCATTGGTATAGGTTCTATTTTACTTAATGGTTCAAAAGTAGGCGAATATAGCATAGTTGGAGCAGGAAGCGTAGTACCGCCAAACGCTGAAATTCCCCCTTATAGTGTAGCAATGGGAGTTCCAGCTAAGGTAGTAAGAAAAATAAGAGAGGAAGAAATTAAAATGATAGAAGATAATGCGTATGAATATGTTTTACATGTAAAGAGGTTTCTGAACAATGAATCGTGATATAAAGGCAATTAGATGGTTCATAAAAACGCAACTATTAAAAGATCCGTTTAATCCTGGGTATGCGACTTTTAAGGTTACTTCAAGGTGCAACTTGCACTGCACTTTTTGTAATCCTGAATATTATAACGGTGAGCTAGGCGAAGGAAGTACAGAAACGATAAAGAAGATAATTGATAATTTGAGAGATTCATCAATAGTAGTACTTTCATTTGAAGGCGGAGAACCTACTATTAGAAAAGATATTCTAGATTTACTAGAGTACGCTCATGACGGCTCATTTTACGTAATGTTAACTACAAATGGATATAGATTGAATGAGGACGAATTCTTAACCAAACTTGCAGATAGAATAGATTTCCTTCATTATTCAATAGACGAATATCATTGGAACGTCAAAGCCTTAGATACATTATGCAAATTTAGACAATATGGAATAAAGGTTAATGTGCAAACGGTAGTAACTAGATATAACTTGAATAAGTTGGAGGATAAAATCAAGAAAGTTAGAGAATGTAACTACAAAATCCTTGTTTTACCTGCAGTAGATTATCCGAATGCAAAGGTAAAACTTGCACCAGATCCTGAACAGCTCTATAACGTACTTTCAGAACTTAAAAAGAAATATTCTTCTACTCTCAATAATTCTTGGGGATTTATTAAAGCATTAAAAGGTGAATATCCAAAGAGGTTAGTAAGCTATGCAATAACAATTTATCCTAATGGTGATCTGCCTTATCCTGACGATATAAATGGAGAAATTGTAGGAAACTTAAGCAAAGAGAGGCTTAATGATATTCTGAAATCTCCAAGAGTTAAGGAGCTTCAGAGAAAAATGTTGGAAAACCAAGCAAAATTTGAATATTTACATTTACAGACCGCATCATTTAATAGCTTAAGAGATTTAGCAGAATATGTAAAAGATATGGCTAAATGGAGATTTACAGGAAAGGCTTAAGTGGTATTTTCTTCAAACACTTTTTTATATGCCTGCATTAAGTCCTCTAGAACTAAGTGAGTATATATTTGTGTAGTCTTAATGTCTTTATGACCTAGCAATCTTTGTACTGCTGGTAAAGGTAAACCTTTCCTTATAGCAATAGTTGCGAATGTATGTCTTAATATATGTGGCCTTAACCCCTTAATTCCGGCTCTTTCTCCTAGTCTTTTAATTAACTTGTAAAGTGCTTGATATGTCATAGGAAAGAGTCTCTCAGAACTTCCTTGTTTAGCTAAGTACTTTCTTAACAATTTTTCAGTTTCCTCAGTAAAGAATACTATCCTTTCTTCTCCATTCTTTGTTTCCCTAACTCTTATCATTCTATTCTTTAGATCTATATCTTCAACCCTAAGCGAGAGCAATTCCTTAGATCTTAATCCAGTATCTAAGAATAAGCGTAAAATTAACTTATCTCTAAGCCTTCTTGTTGCCTCTAAAAGCCTTTTTATATCGTCTTCGTTTAAGGCCCTAATCTCTTTTCTTCTTGCTCTTGGAATTACTGGATTAACGTTTATCCCAATCCACTTTAAAAATCTTCTTACTGCAATAACATAATTCCTTAAAGTTACGCTTCTTGCCCTTTTCATTTCTGTCCCTTTTATTTTTCCTTCTTTAGACATCAAGTGGATTATCCATCTATTAACGTCTTCAGAAGTTACGCTTTTGGGGTCTTTCTTAATAAATTCTAGAAAGTCTTTTACCGCAGTAGAGTAAAGCTTTACTGTTCCCTCTCCTGCTTCAGCTGCTTTTAATGCTATAATAAAAGCATCTAAATAATTTCCGTCAGAAGGAGGGCTACCAAGTTGTAATTTCACAATAAAAAATAATCTTAGAGGGAATAAAAGGGGGGTAACTAAATATTACCAAATATAATCTATCCCTACTTTATCTAGACTTTTTAGCCATTCAATGAATTTTTTCACATTCTCTCCTTGAAATATTGAACCATGTTGTGGTGCAATAATTTTTATATCAAGCCCTTTAATTTGCTCTAACCAATGGTCTATGGCCTTTTTACTTACTATGTATCTTCTGTGGAAAGGTTCCATGTACTTTACGTGTTCATCAAAATTCTCTACAAATAAATACCATTTTCCTGCAGGAAACACTGCAGCTCCTAAATCTCCAGAGAAGTAAATCTTAGATATTGGATCATAGTAGTGGAAATTGCCTACTGAATGCATAAAGTGCGCTGGGACAGCTTTAATCTCAGATTTCCCAAATTTTATGCTCATCCCTTGATCCGGTATATCGATTATTCTACCTCCAGCTTCAAATCCCAAATGGGGAAGGAATCTCTCCCAGAGCGCTGAAACATAAATTTTAGCATTAGGTGCAACGTCTAACCATAAGTTAAGTGAGCCTATAACATCAGGATCTTGGTGAGAGAATAAGAGATACTTAATATTTTCTGGCTTTATAAATTCCTTAACGTTCTCATAAACTCTCTCAAAAACAAAATACCCCCCGGGATCTAATAATGCACCTTCGTCTCCATCAACTATAAGATATTGGTTTGTCAGTATTCCTTTTTCATGTTCTGACTCGTCCAATCCTAACCAAACAAATTTATGATCTCCTTCCTCGTATAGTACGTAAGGTTTATGAACTTTTAGATTAACTGACATTTTTTATCACCTTTCTTGTTCCAAAACTTCTAATATTCTTGGAGATATTCCTACATAGACGTGAATCTTAAATTCTCCAGAAAGATGATTAAGATCATCCTCGTTAAACGAATCCTTACCATCTTTTAGAATGTATATGCCTTTTAACTCACCATTAAGGAATAATAATCTAAATGTTGACGAACCTGAGCCACTTATGTAAATTAAAGGATAATTTGCAAAATCACTTATTATTCCTTCTACATAACTAAGGACTTCCCCTTCTTTTAAGGTAATGTCTTCAGTTTTAGCTAACTTTGATTTCATTATTAGTTTTGATATCGACGAAATTTTAGATAGAGATAACGAGAAATTTTTACTGCCTACGGTTTGTTGTTCAACTTCTGGAAGCTTTGATAGTTCGTTCTTTATACCATTAGAAATTTCTTCCAGAATCTTATGTAATCCTTTACCAACAATCCATTCTTTCTCTCCAGAATAACTTACTGATAATTTTACTCCACTCTTTCCTTCTGCAGATATTATTATTTTTATCTCATTTCCTTTTTTATCTGTTAATTTATATTCTACAATACCGCTTCCTATAAATGAAGGTTCTACAACAAATTCTCCTTCGAACGAAAATAGTAAAAACCTTGTGAATTTTAACTTTACTACGTTGTTTTCAATACCTACTACATTAGGTAAAACTGAAATAATATTTGAGGGATTTTTTGCCCATGCTATGATTGCATTAGACCTCTTATCTTCAATATCCATAGTTTCAATTTTCATGAGAAACTTTATCCTCAATCTTCTATAAAAATTATAATTATGAAAATCATGTGGAAATGCAATTAACACTGTTAATCTTAGTTTTAAAACTCTAGAATATGTATAATATTATGCTTTATTTAGATGGTAAAAAGCTTGAAGAAATATTATCTGCAAAGGATGCAGTAAATGCAGTAAAAGAAGCATTCTCTTTATACTACCAAGGAAAAGTAACTCAACCACAAAGACAAGTTTTAACGATAAAAGGTAACTGGTGGGGAATTATGTCTTCTTACACTGATTTTTCTGTAGTAGTAAAAATTGTTAACGTTATAAATGAGAATAAAAATAGAGGTTTACCGTCAGTGCAAGGTATAGTAATTCTAATGTCTCCAGACACTGGAGAACCTTTAGCAGTAATTGACGGTACTATATTAACTGCTATAAGAACAGCTTCTGCAAGTGTATTATCTACAGAACTTTCTTATGGGAATAGAATTCCTACATTAGGAATTATTGGAGCAGGACTAGAAGCTTACTATCACGCAAAGATTGCTTCGGAGTATTTGTCAGTATCTAGAATTCTCGTAACTGCAAGGAAATCTCATATTGAGTTGGCAAAGAAAATAGGTGCAGATGCTGTAGATTTACAAACATTGCTTAAAGAGTCTGACGTAATATTTTCAACTACATCTTCTAAAGAACCGG comes from the Acidianus infernus genome and includes:
- a CDS encoding class I adenylate-forming enzyme family protein, yielding MSLATVLYEWYKKNPSKTFLGGDRSLTYQQVVDEVRRTASLISPGETVAHIMFNSTKSVINYLSVYWAGGKVVAIDPLTSAEDLKFILEDSQPSLVFTDHEVYEREKNVLKDYKVIIDSANGSYEQTSPYEYREDEVGLIYYYAGIAGRTMQVLHSAERVELNSASLYKALGVKDISSILTVPLAHVLGNSVLGITLEAGGFMYILRKFDPKETISAIDKFSINYLATVPMVYDALAKEKEGNLDSLRLCISTAAPLFPSTIKAFKERFNKDIVQQYGFTEGLVITYQPPEFSQVISIGKPLPNAEVKVVKDNGEEAKIGETGELWVKAPWLMLGYKDEEETRRVFEGEWLKTGDLVSMDEKGLLYFKGVKKRMLKYKGYPIFPRDLEEILLSHPLVKEAYVYGEDAGNLGTQPVAKVIVKEYKKGLEDELLNYVNQRVAFYKRLKKVYIVDKIERN
- a CDS encoding beta-ribofuranosylaminobenzene 5'-phosphate synthase family protein codes for the protein MMRLIGLSRIHITLFDLEGKYGRLDGGMGVALKYPRIVIKTGECEEINIDGVPKEKFCIEEDYPAHVGLGHTTQYLLSITRYAFEKNFQRKTSVELAKLIKRGSTSGIGVYAFEYGGFIVDGGHSLKVKKEALPSDFSTAPPPPLLLRVDFPWYIYVNIPEGRRIFGKEELTAFKNAKLEGLDTLARVVLMEFIPSVIEKDLENVLDALDRIQNLGFKKIEVSLQTDKVRELMKKLKSKGFPSGISSFGPAIYTFVNSRREGEELVSTFGGFLTEPNNKGAKVVWN
- a CDS encoding RsmB/NOP family class I SAM-dependent RNA methyltransferase — its product is MELDYDEFVIEELRKVYGRSLNSFLDSIKRPNSRLYVRVNTLKTTVDEVLQSMHGFKKDEDFPEAIYAEVKGPNKLESLDSKVIVDKKTAESVMLGADVYPPGIKKIMANEGNAVEVVSENGITVANGELVRLPGGKFMVKVYNSLYSSPKLADTKEIKEGKIYVQGKASMHVARIIDPQPGEFIVDMTAAPGGKLSHIYQLEPRARIIGFDHTYKKVEKMKQLFKKMNVNVQVFVHDSRYLSELGIKDVDKVLIDPPCSALGLRPKVYDKKTKTDLINLHAYQKQFLNSAYEILKKGGEVIYSTCTVTEIENEEVVNDPRFDIEYMIRFHPQIHDMTGFFIAKLKKK
- a CDS encoding gamma carbonic anhydrase family protein; its protein translation is MPIEDFMGKKPRVSKNVFLHPTAYIIGDVEIGEMSSVWHYVVIRGDNDSISIGKESNIQENSTIHTDPGFKVEIGDKVTVGHNAVIHGAKVSSNVIIGIGSILLNGSKVGEYSIVGAGSVVPPNAEIPPYSVAMGVPAKVVRKIREEEIKMIEDNAYEYVLHVKRFLNNES
- a CDS encoding radical SAM/SPASM domain-containing protein, yielding MNRDIKAIRWFIKTQLLKDPFNPGYATFKVTSRCNLHCTFCNPEYYNGELGEGSTETIKKIIDNLRDSSIVVLSFEGGEPTIRKDILDLLEYAHDGSFYVMLTTNGYRLNEDEFLTKLADRIDFLHYSIDEYHWNVKALDTLCKFRQYGIKVNVQTVVTRYNLNKLEDKIKKVRECNYKILVLPAVDYPNAKVKLAPDPEQLYNVLSELKKKYSSTLNNSWGFIKALKGEYPKRLVSYAITIYPNGDLPYPDDINGEIVGNLSKERLNDILKSPRVKELQRKMLENQAKFEYLHLQTASFNSLRDLAEYVKDMAKWRFTGKA
- the xerA gene encoding site-specific tyrosine recombinase/integron integrase, whose protein sequence is MKLQLGSPPSDGNYLDAFIIALKAAEAGEGTVKLYSTAVKDFLEFIKKDPKSVTSEDVNRWIIHLMSKEGKIKGTEMKRARSVTLRNYVIAVRRFLKWIGINVNPVIPRARRKEIRALNEDDIKRLLEATRRLRDKLILRLFLDTGLRSKELLSLRVEDIDLKNRMIRVRETKNGEERIVFFTEETEKLLRKYLAKQGSSERLFPMTYQALYKLIKRLGERAGIKGLRPHILRHTFATIAIRKGLPLPAVQRLLGHKDIKTTQIYTHLVLEDLMQAYKKVFEENTT